CTTTATACCTTAGATGTTAAATATGTTATAACTTCTTCTATTGAAACTTCTTCTTGAGTGCCTGTTTCCATATTTTTAACGGCAATCACATTTCTTTCAAGCTCATCATCACCTAGTACCGCAACATATTTTGCTTGATGACGGTCAGCAGATTTAAATTGAGCCTTCATTTTTTTATCTTCATAATCTTTTTCTGCAATAAGACCTGCATTTCTCATTTCATAAAGTAAGGAAACGGCACGATCTTTAGCCTGATCCCCCATAGTAACTAAATAACAGTCAATAGATGAGGTAATTGGAAGTTCAATTTTTTCTGCTTCAAGCGCCGCTAATAAACGCTCAATGCTCAAAGCAAAACCAATTCCAGGTGTTTCAGGCCCTCCTATGTCTTGAGCCAATCCATTATAGCGCCCACCACCACATAGAGTGGTAATAGCACCAAAGCCCTCTGCATTACTCATAATCTCAAAAGCGGTATGGTTATAATAATCTAACCCTCTTACTAGTCCAGGATCTACTTCAAATGAGATACCATTTGCACCTAAATAATCTTGAACTTTTTGGAAATACTTCTTAGAATCATCGTTTAAAAATTCTAAAATGGATGGAGCTGTTTCCATTAATTCATGGTCACGATCTTTTTTACAATCTAAGATCCGTAATGGATTTTGCTTCAGACGCGTCTGGCAATCAGAACAAAACTCTTCAATTCTAGGTTCAAAGTGAGCTATTAGTGCTTCACGATGGGCTTTACGACTTTCTGCATCACCTAAGCTATTAATTACTAGCTTTAAGCTCTTTAATCCAAGTGTTTGGTATAAATTCATTGCTAAAGAAATTACTTCTGCATCAATTGCAGGATCATTACTTCCTAATGCTTCTACACCAAATTGGACAAATTGACGAAATCGTCCAGTTTGTGGTCGTTCATATCTAAACATAGGTCCGATATAATAAAGCTTAGTTGGCTGTGATGGATTCGCATAAAGCTTTTTTTCTACAAACGATCTTACAGTTGAAGCTGTTCCCTCAGGTCGAAGAGTAATACTTCTTCCTTTACGATCCAAAAAGGTATACATTTCCTTTTGAACAATATCGGTACTCTCTCCAACACCTCTTGCAAACAGCTCCGTATGTTCAAATATTGGTGTGCGAATCTCCTTATACTGATATCTGTTACATAAATCTCTAGCAGTATTCTCAACAAACTGCCATTTCTCAACTTCTCCAGGTAAAATATCCTGAGTTCCTCTAGGAATCTGGAATGACATAATACTTTCTCCTCCTAATACGAAATGCGGAAGGCACCCGTTTAACGGCGACAAGCATAAGACGAGTAGGAATAGAAGGTTGCCCTTTACCTTCAATTCCTACTTGGCTTATGACCTCGAGGCAGCCAAAAACGCAACGTCCTGTTGACTGCACCTGCACGTCCTGTGCTTCGCCGGTGGCGCCTGTAGCTAGACATTAAAACTTTTTTCAAAAGAACACCACAAATTTTTTACAACAAAAAAACTCCCGTCCTACATCATGTAGGGACGAGAGTTATACCCGTGGTTCCACCCTAGTTGAAGCTGTCTAATGACCTCTTCCACTCAATCAGTTAACGCCTGTATACGTCCTGCCCCTACTAAACGAATGTTTTTCAGAGAGAAACCTAAGGAGTGTTCTTCAATAAGTCATCATGTAGAAATGCTTTCAGCCCCGGACATTTCCTCTCTTGTCATGTGTATTCTTATTTACTGTTCTCCCTCAATGG
This genomic stretch from Metabacillus sp. B2-18 harbors:
- the hisS gene encoding histidine--tRNA ligase; this encodes MSFQIPRGTQDILPGEVEKWQFVENTARDLCNRYQYKEIRTPIFEHTELFARGVGESTDIVQKEMYTFLDRKGRSITLRPEGTASTVRSFVEKKLYANPSQPTKLYYIGPMFRYERPQTGRFRQFVQFGVEALGSNDPAIDAEVISLAMNLYQTLGLKSLKLVINSLGDAESRKAHREALIAHFEPRIEEFCSDCQTRLKQNPLRILDCKKDRDHELMETAPSILEFLNDDSKKYFQKVQDYLGANGISFEVDPGLVRGLDYYNHTAFEIMSNAEGFGAITTLCGGGRYNGLAQDIGGPETPGIGFALSIERLLAALEAEKIELPITSSIDCYLVTMGDQAKDRAVSLLYEMRNAGLIAEKDYEDKKMKAQFKSADRHQAKYVAVLGDDELERNVIAVKNMETGTQEEVSIEEVITYLTSKV